Proteins encoded by one window of Lutibacter sp. A64:
- the nrdG gene encoding anaerobic ribonucleoside-triphosphate reductase activating protein — MNYSSIQIVLQEVPGEISICFSICGCNLFCKGCHSPILWKDSNGKQLTETVFKNTLKNYKGLASCVLFMGGEWHKNTLINYLNYAKNEGYKTCLYTGKEQVDENILKHLSFIKTGKWIQELGGLDAPTTNQKFKEVQSNKLLNHLFQK, encoded by the coding sequence GTGAATTATTCGAGCATTCAAATAGTATTACAAGAAGTACCTGGAGAAATTAGTATTTGCTTTAGTATTTGCGGCTGTAATTTGTTTTGTAAAGGCTGTCATTCTCCTATATTATGGAAAGATAGCAATGGGAAGCAGCTTACAGAAACAGTTTTTAAGAATACGCTTAAAAATTATAAAGGGTTAGCCAGTTGTGTATTGTTTATGGGAGGAGAATGGCATAAAAATACATTGATTAATTACCTTAATTATGCCAAGAATGAAGGCTATAAAACCTGTCTTTATACTGGAAAAGAACAAGTAGATGAAAATATACTAAAACACTTAAGCTTTATAAAAACAGGTAAGTGGATTCAAGAATTAGGTGGTTTAGATGCACCAACAACCAATCAGAAATTTAAAGAAGTACAATCAAATAAATTATTAAATCATTTATTTCAAAAATAA
- a CDS encoding DUF4199 domain-containing protein, with product MENQKSTSSTQVMLNYGLILGVVSVILSVAIYAMGKIYDQGFGVMVASFVIMAVVIFMGLKNYKNGNNNILSLSDALKIGLGITLIGAIISVIYNQIFINFIEPDFIENMMKVGQEKMLEQNPNMTDEQLEVAIGMQEKMSSPLIGAAMGIIGSLFFGFIISLIEGLILKRTVED from the coding sequence ATGGAAAACCAAAAATCAACATCATCAACACAAGTTATGCTAAACTACGGACTAATATTAGGTGTAGTTTCAGTAATTCTATCAGTTGCAATTTATGCTATGGGTAAAATTTACGACCAAGGATTTGGAGTAATGGTTGCAAGCTTTGTAATAATGGCAGTAGTAATTTTTATGGGATTAAAAAACTATAAAAATGGAAATAACAATATTTTAAGTCTAAGTGATGCATTAAAAATTGGATTAGGAATTACATTAATAGGAGCAATTATATCTGTAATTTACAATCAAATTTTCATCAATTTTATTGAACCAGACTTTATAGAAAATATGATGAAAGTTGGTCAAGAAAAAATGCTAGAACAAAATCCAAATATGACAGATGAACAACTAGAAGTTGCCATTGGAATGCAAGAAAAAATGTCTAGTCCTTTAATTGGAGCTGCAATGGGAATTATTGGTAGTTTATTCTTTGGTTTTATAATTTCACTTATTGAAGGTTTAATTCTAAAAAGAACTGTAGAAGATTAA
- a CDS encoding T9SS type B sorting domain-containing protein, translating into MKKQLLIIFLLLNLTCFSQGEANIWYFGEHAGIDFNSGTPVTIDGGQINTREGCSSFSDTNGNLLFYSDGKTVWNKNHTPMPNGLNLKGNASSTQSAMIIPKPSSTNIYYLFTVGASIDNGENGFYYYTIDMNQNSGLGDIINGPVDLNEGKAENWSEKVAAINGKECETFWVVSYVQNEFKAYKVSATGVANTPITSNSSYFSDDPRGYLKISPDGKKIAIAHLGEKRFILYDFNNETGSVTNPQTLNLTAPNDFPYGAEFSGNGEKLYVTGSNNYFNQVYAEYNNPNNHTSSLYQFDITKNTTVEINSSKVILDTGNQFRSALQLGPDQKIYRTMSSTYDNGSSYLSVIESPENDGNASNYIPNAISLGTNKSTQGLPPFIASIFSTIEITNNETQEIITNQTIKLCTGNDYIFNTESLDGNPIYNWKFNDTIIPGTQNLKNLSLTNVTKSDEGLYNLEINLVDKCGKAILYKGEFEVEVYDPPTAPSKIIYDQCDIDTNSLDGITLFNLNSKLSEITNNNTDLEVQFFASENDFKNNNPILNPSAYNSTTNENLILKITNKNTNCFTLGEMELNVYETPTLENYTDVYLCENDLGIGTETSIGSGVASFNFEEKRTAINNLYIDYEFETTVEFYNNTNDLQLQINQLSGIEDYPDSEIFVRISNKENNNCISAGKFNIIINKIPLPNSVIEDVILCIGTIEDSPKTYSVELNVDTYVNGDNYQWYFNNSPITNATNPIYFAEKEGLYEVKVFRDYKNNSCGGFSLFNVKESNIPVLYTKDITILDDSDNNTITIDTTNLGIGTYEFALNSYNGDYQDEPYFDNVSAGIHTIYTRDINGCGFTSIEVSVIGFPRFFTPNGDGYNDTWKVLGANNDFYPTSNIYIFDRFGKIITSLNPNGNGWDGTLNGQYLPSTDYWFSVELTDKDGNTRIKNGHFSLIRK; encoded by the coding sequence ATGAAAAAACAATTACTTATTATTTTTTTATTGTTAAACTTAACTTGTTTTTCGCAAGGTGAAGCCAATATTTGGTATTTTGGAGAACATGCAGGAATTGATTTTAATTCTGGAACTCCAGTTACAATAGATGGCGGACAAATAAATACGCGTGAAGGATGCTCTTCTTTTTCTGATACAAATGGAAATTTATTGTTTTATTCTGACGGTAAAACTGTTTGGAATAAAAACCACACTCCTATGCCAAACGGTTTAAATTTAAAAGGAAATGCTTCTAGCACACAATCAGCTATGATTATTCCAAAACCAAGTTCAACAAATATCTATTATTTATTTACGGTTGGAGCTTCAATTGATAATGGTGAAAATGGATTTTATTATTACACTATAGATATGAATCAAAATAGTGGTTTAGGAGATATCATTAACGGTCCTGTTGATTTAAATGAAGGAAAAGCTGAAAATTGGTCTGAAAAAGTAGCAGCAATAAATGGTAAAGAATGTGAAACTTTTTGGGTAGTTTCTTATGTTCAAAATGAGTTTAAAGCGTACAAAGTTAGTGCTACTGGTGTTGCAAATACCCCAATAACATCAAACTCAAGTTATTTTTCTGATGATCCAAGAGGATATCTAAAAATTTCTCCTGATGGCAAAAAAATAGCTATTGCTCATTTAGGAGAAAAACGTTTTATTTTATATGATTTTAATAATGAAACCGGAAGTGTTACCAACCCACAAACTTTAAATTTAACAGCACCAAATGATTTTCCATACGGAGCTGAATTTTCTGGAAACGGAGAAAAATTATATGTTACAGGTTCTAACAATTACTTTAATCAAGTTTATGCTGAATATAACAACCCAAACAACCATACTTCTTCTCTTTACCAATTCGATATTACAAAAAACACAACTGTTGAAATTAATAGCTCTAAAGTAATTCTAGATACTGGAAATCAATTTAGAAGTGCATTACAACTTGGTCCAGACCAAAAAATATATAGAACAATGTCTTCTACCTATGATAATGGTAGTTCTTATTTAAGCGTTATTGAAAGTCCTGAAAATGATGGTAATGCTAGTAATTACATCCCCAATGCAATAAGTTTAGGTACAAATAAATCTACACAAGGTTTACCTCCATTTATTGCTTCAATATTTTCTACTATAGAAATTACAAACAATGAAACCCAAGAAATAATTACCAACCAAACTATAAAATTGTGTACCGGTAATGATTATATTTTTAATACAGAAAGCTTAGATGGAAACCCTATTTATAATTGGAAATTTAATGATACGATAATTCCAGGAACTCAAAATCTAAAAAATTTATCACTAACAAATGTTACAAAATCAGATGAAGGATTGTATAATCTTGAAATAAATTTAGTGGATAAATGTGGAAAAGCTATACTATATAAAGGTGAATTTGAAGTTGAAGTTTATGACCCACCAACAGCACCTTCGAAAATTATTTATGACCAATGTGATATAGATACTAATAGTTTAGACGGAATTACACTATTTAATTTAAACTCTAAACTATCAGAAATCACCAATAATAATACTGATTTAGAAGTTCAATTTTTTGCTTCAGAAAACGATTTTAAAAATAACAATCCAATTTTAAATCCTTCAGCATATAATTCAACTACAAATGAAAACCTAATTTTAAAAATAACAAATAAAAATACAAATTGTTTTACACTTGGCGAGATGGAATTAAATGTTTATGAAACTCCTACTTTAGAAAATTATACCGATGTCTATCTTTGTGAAAATGATTTAGGAATTGGTACTGAAACTAGTATTGGTAGTGGCGTTGCGTCTTTTAATTTTGAAGAAAAAAGAACTGCCATAAATAATTTATATATTGATTATGAATTTGAAACAACCGTAGAGTTTTATAATAATACAAACGACCTTCAACTACAAATCAATCAATTATCAGGAATAGAAGATTATCCGGATAGCGAAATTTTTGTAAGAATTTCTAATAAAGAAAACAACAATTGTATTTCAGCAGGGAAATTTAACATTATCATTAATAAAATACCTTTACCAAATAGTGTAATTGAAGATGTTATTTTATGCATAGGAACTATTGAAGACTCTCCAAAAACGTACAGCGTTGAACTCAATGTAGATACCTATGTAAACGGAGATAACTATCAATGGTATTTTAATAATTCACCAATAACTAATGCTACAAACCCTATTTATTTTGCTGAAAAAGAAGGTTTATATGAAGTGAAAGTTTTTAGAGATTATAAAAATAATAGCTGTGGAGGTTTTAGTTTATTTAATGTAAAAGAGTCTAATATTCCTGTTTTATATACTAAAGACATAACTATTTTAGATGATTCTGACAATAACACTATTACTATAGATACAACTAATTTAGGTATTGGAACTTATGAGTTTGCTCTAAATAGCTATAATGGAGATTATCAAGATGAGCCTTATTTTGATAATGTTTCTGCTGGAATACATACAATATATACTAGAGATATAAATGGCTGTGGATTTACCTCTATCGAGGTTTCAGTAATTGGATTTCCTAGATTCTTTACCCCAAATGGTGATGGTTATAACGATACTTGGAAAGTTTTGGGTGCAAACAACGACTTCTATCCAACTTCTAACATTTATATTTTTGATAGATTTGGAAAAATAATTACCTCGTTAAATCCCAACGGAAATGGTTGGGATGGAACATTAAACGGTCAATATTTACCTTCTACAGATTATTGGTTTTCTGTAGAATTAACAGATAAAGACGGCAATACAAGAATAAAAAATGGTCATTTTAGCCTCATTAGAAAATAA
- the fsa gene encoding fructose-6-phosphate aldolase — translation MKFFIDTANLEQIKEAQALGVLDGVTTNPSLMAKEGITGADNILKHYVAICNIVDGDVSAEVIATDFAGMVKEGEALAALHPQIVVKLPMIADGVKACKYFSDKGIKTNVTLVFSAGQALLAAKAGATYVSPFIGRLDDISTDGLNLISEIRHIYDNYDFGTQILAASVRHTMHIIDCAKLGSDVMTGPLSAIKGLLKHPLTDSGLAQFLADYQKGN, via the coding sequence ATGAAATTTTTTATAGATACAGCAAACTTAGAGCAAATTAAAGAAGCACAAGCTTTAGGAGTTTTAGATGGAGTTACAACAAACCCATCATTAATGGCAAAAGAAGGAATTACTGGAGCAGATAACATTTTAAAGCATTATGTGGCTATTTGTAATATTGTTGATGGCGATGTTAGTGCAGAAGTAATTGCTACTGATTTTGCTGGGATGGTTAAAGAAGGTGAGGCTTTGGCTGCTTTACACCCTCAAATTGTAGTAAAGTTACCTATGATAGCTGATGGAGTAAAAGCATGTAAATATTTTTCAGATAAAGGAATTAAAACAAATGTAACCTTAGTTTTTTCTGCTGGTCAAGCTTTATTGGCTGCAAAAGCTGGTGCAACTTATGTTTCTCCATTTATTGGTCGTTTAGACGATATTTCTACAGATGGATTGAATTTGATTTCTGAAATAAGACATATTTATGATAATTATGATTTTGGAACTCAAATTTTAGCTGCATCTGTTCGTCATACAATGCATATTATAGATTGTGCAAAATTAGGATCTGATGTAATGACAGGACCTTTAAGTGCAATAAAAGGTTTATTAAAACACCCTTTAACAGATAGTGGATTGGCGCAATTTTTAGCTGATTATCAAAAAGGAAACTAA
- a CDS encoding SDR family oxidoreductase has product MNKVVLITGGSSGIGKSVGEILSEKGFIVYGTSRNPQKITDHPFKLVALDVTNVETITTAVTEVITKEGKLDVLINNAGMGITGPIEETPTDEMRKVFNTNLFGAIDVMKAVLPQMRTQKRGLIINVTSIAGYMGLPYRGIYSATKGALEIVTEAIRMEVKTFGIQVTNVAPGDFATNIASGRYHTPVFENSPYKKSYKENLDLMDAHVDSGGDPLEMATAIYKIIKTPKPRIHYKVGDFLQKFSIVLKRILPDKMYEKMLMNHYNLKN; this is encoded by the coding sequence ATGAATAAAGTTGTTTTAATTACTGGAGGTTCTTCAGGAATCGGAAAATCTGTTGGAGAAATTTTATCAGAAAAAGGATTTATTGTTTATGGAACAAGTAGAAATCCCCAAAAAATAACGGATCATCCATTTAAATTGGTGGCTTTAGATGTTACAAATGTTGAAACTATTACAACTGCAGTAACTGAAGTTATAACAAAAGAAGGTAAGTTAGATGTGTTAATTAATAATGCTGGTATGGGAATTACCGGTCCTATTGAAGAAACACCTACAGATGAAATGCGCAAGGTATTTAATACAAATTTGTTTGGAGCAATTGATGTAATGAAAGCGGTTTTACCACAAATGAGAACACAAAAAAGAGGTTTAATTATAAATGTTACGTCTATTGCTGGTTATATGGGCTTACCATATAGAGGCATTTATTCTGCAACTAAAGGTGCTTTAGAAATTGTTACTGAAGCTATTAGAATGGAAGTTAAAACTTTTGGAATACAAGTAACTAATGTGGCTCCAGGTGATTTTGCTACAAACATTGCCTCTGGAAGGTACCATACACCTGTTTTTGAAAATTCACCTTATAAAAAATCGTATAAAGAAAATTTAGATTTAATGGATGCGCATGTAGATAGCGGTGGTGATCCTTTAGAAATGGCTACAGCAATTTATAAAATTATAAAAACTCCAAAACCTAGAATACATTATAAAGTTGGAGATTTTCTACAAAAGTTTTCTATTGTATTAAAAAGAATACTACCAGATAAGATGTACGAGAAAATGTTAATGAATCATTATAACTTAAAAAATTGA
- the uvrB gene encoding excinuclease ABC subunit UvrB, with the protein MQLKLESKFKPTGDQPEAIKQLVAGVESGEKFQTLLGVTGSGKTFTVANLIEKVQKPTLVLAHNKTLAAQLYSEFKQFFPNNSVEYFVSYYDYYQPEAFLPTTGTYIEKDLSINEDIEKLRISASSALLSGRRDVIIIASVSCIYGIGNPVEFKKNIITIKVDQEIPRTKFLQLLVTSLYSRTETEISSGTFKVKGDTITVYPSYGEHAYRIHFFGDEIEEIESFDMSSNSVVEKFEQLTIYPANLFVTSPDVLQNAIHAIQEDLMKQYDYFNEIGKPLEAKRLKERTEFDLEMIRELGYCSGIENYSRYLDGRDPGTRPFCLLDYFPNDYLMVIDESHVTVPQVHAMYGGDRSRKVNLVEYGFRLPAAMDNRPLKFDEFEAIQNQVIFVSATPADYELQKTEGVFVEQIIRPTGLLDPEIEIRPSINQIDDLIEEIQIRVEKDERTLVTTLTKRMAEELAKYLTRIQVRCRYIHSDVDTLERVEIMQDLRKGLFDVLIGVNLLREGLDLPEVSLVAILDADKEGFLRSHRSLTQTIGRAARNVEGKAIMYADKITKSMQQTIDETARRREKQINYNTKHNITPTQIKKSIENTLAKNTNSSYHYDNATSMAAEEELNYLSKTEIEKRIREKRKQMETAAKALDFIVAAQLRDEIKVLKEKI; encoded by the coding sequence ATGCAATTAAAATTAGAATCAAAATTTAAACCAACTGGAGATCAGCCTGAAGCTATAAAACAACTTGTTGCAGGTGTAGAATCTGGTGAAAAATTTCAAACATTGTTAGGTGTTACAGGTTCTGGAAAGACATTTACTGTAGCCAATTTAATAGAAAAAGTTCAAAAACCTACATTGGTTTTGGCTCATAATAAAACCTTAGCAGCTCAGTTATATTCAGAATTTAAGCAGTTTTTCCCTAACAACTCCGTTGAATATTTTGTTTCTTATTACGATTATTACCAACCTGAAGCCTTTTTACCTACAACAGGTACTTATATAGAAAAAGATTTATCTATAAACGAAGATATTGAAAAACTTAGAATTAGTGCCTCCTCTGCCCTACTTTCTGGAAGACGTGATGTAATAATTATTGCCTCAGTTTCGTGTATTTACGGTATTGGAAATCCTGTAGAATTCAAAAAAAATATTATTACAATTAAAGTCGACCAAGAAATACCACGTACTAAATTTTTACAATTATTAGTTACTAGTTTATATTCTAGAACTGAAACCGAAATTAGCAGTGGAACTTTTAAAGTGAAAGGAGATACGATAACTGTATATCCTTCTTATGGAGAACATGCCTATAGAATTCACTTTTTTGGTGATGAAATTGAAGAAATTGAAAGTTTTGATATGTCCAGTAATTCGGTAGTTGAAAAATTTGAACAGCTTACAATTTATCCTGCCAACTTATTTGTTACTTCTCCAGATGTGTTACAAAATGCAATTCACGCTATACAAGAAGATTTAATGAAACAGTACGATTATTTTAATGAAATTGGGAAGCCTTTGGAAGCAAAACGCTTAAAAGAACGTACAGAATTTGACCTAGAAATGATTCGTGAATTGGGTTATTGTAGTGGAATTGAGAATTATTCTCGTTATTTAGATGGAAGAGATCCAGGAACAAGACCGTTCTGTTTATTAGATTATTTTCCTAACGATTATTTGATGGTTATTGATGAAAGTCACGTTACAGTTCCGCAAGTACATGCAATGTATGGTGGCGATAGATCTAGAAAAGTAAATCTTGTAGAATATGGATTTAGATTACCAGCAGCAATGGACAACAGACCTTTAAAATTTGATGAATTTGAAGCAATTCAAAATCAAGTTATTTTTGTTAGTGCCACACCTGCAGATTATGAATTACAAAAAACAGAAGGAGTTTTTGTAGAACAAATTATTAGACCTACTGGTTTACTAGATCCCGAAATTGAAATACGTCCAAGTATCAATCAAATAGACGATTTAATAGAAGAAATTCAAATTAGAGTTGAAAAAGATGAGCGAACTTTGGTAACCACTTTAACCAAACGTATGGCTGAAGAATTAGCAAAATACTTAACTAGAATTCAGGTGCGTTGCCGTTATATCCATTCAGATGTTGATACGCTAGAACGTGTAGAAATTATGCAAGATTTACGAAAAGGATTGTTCGATGTATTAATTGGTGTAAACCTTTTACGTGAAGGATTGGATTTACCAGAAGTTTCTTTAGTTGCAATTTTAGATGCAGACAAAGAAGGTTTTTTACGATCGCACCGTTCTTTAACACAAACCATTGGTAGAGCTGCCCGTAATGTTGAAGGAAAAGCAATTATGTATGCTGACAAAATTACCAAAAGTATGCAACAAACTATTGACGAAACCGCTAGACGACGCGAAAAACAAATTAATTACAATACAAAACACAATATAACGCCTACACAAATTAAAAAAAGTATTGAAAATACTTTAGCAAAAAACACAAATTCTTCTTACCATTATGATAATGCTACTTCTATGGCCGCCGAAGAAGAATTGAATTATTTATCTAAAACAGAAATTGAAAAACGCATTCGAGAAAAACGCAAACAAATGGAAACTGCCGCAAAAGCATTGGATTTTATTGTTGCTGCTCAATTGCGTGATGAAATTAAAGTTTTAAAAGAAAAAATATAG
- the nrdD gene encoding anaerobic ribonucleoside-triphosphate reductase: MIRLTEQQVTKKINFISNYINANNAADGSKMDANANVSSKNIATMEAELNKDINIQINRQLVKNKIEQLFGRDLSNEYIRQIESHEIYVHDETSLKPYCTSISMYPFLFDGLTKLGGESKAPQHLESYCGEFVNLVFAVSSQFAGALATVEFLLYFDYFARKDFGNDYLTTNTKTVSNHLQHAVYAINQPAAARGYQSVFWNVSLYDEKYFDSLFGEFVFPDMSKPQWESLKKLQQFFMKWFNTEREKAVLTFPVVTAAMLVKDGKPVDSEFAEMCATELSEGNSFFIYQSKSADSLASCCRLRNEISNNTFSYSLGAGGVSTGSINVITLNMSRLIQKGNNLKTEITKIQKYQVAYRSLIEEYKNAGMLPVYDAGFISLDKQFLTIGINGMVEAAESQGIKVSNSMAYKEFVSKHLKIIYDANKEAKKTYGFMFNTEFVPAENLGVKNAKWDKEDGLFVPRDCYNSYFYSVEDTSINTLDKIILHGKEIIKYLDGGSALHLNLEEAPNKEGFLKLINATALAGCNYFCFNIKITICNDCETIDKKTLQKCSKCGSKNIDYGTRVIGYLKRVSNFSSARQQEHELRFYHTENTTNSNLKLQNSRIEKLKMFKQNKKDEFITTKH; the protein is encoded by the coding sequence ATGATAAGATTAACCGAGCAACAAGTAACTAAAAAAATTAACTTTATTAGTAATTATATCAATGCTAATAATGCAGCTGATGGTTCTAAAATGGATGCAAATGCAAATGTATCTTCAAAAAATATTGCCACTATGGAAGCTGAATTAAATAAAGATATTAATATTCAGATAAATAGGCAATTGGTGAAAAATAAAATAGAACAGCTTTTTGGTAGGGATTTATCTAACGAATATATTCGACAAATAGAATCGCACGAAATATATGTGCACGATGAAACTTCACTAAAACCTTATTGTACTTCTATAAGTATGTATCCTTTTTTGTTTGATGGATTGACAAAATTGGGAGGAGAAAGTAAAGCTCCGCAACATTTAGAGAGTTATTGTGGTGAATTTGTCAATCTTGTTTTTGCTGTCAGTTCTCAATTTGCTGGTGCGTTAGCAACAGTTGAGTTTTTATTGTATTTCGATTATTTTGCTAGAAAAGACTTTGGAAATGATTATTTAACTACAAACACCAAAACAGTTTCAAATCATTTACAACATGCTGTTTATGCTATTAATCAACCTGCGGCAGCAAGAGGCTATCAGTCTGTTTTTTGGAATGTTTCTCTATACGATGAAAAATATTTTGATAGTTTATTTGGCGAATTTGTGTTTCCTGATATGAGTAAACCACAATGGGAGAGTTTAAAAAAATTACAGCAATTTTTTATGAAATGGTTTAATACCGAAAGAGAAAAGGCGGTATTAACTTTTCCAGTTGTTACAGCTGCAATGTTGGTAAAAGATGGAAAACCTGTTGATTCTGAATTTGCTGAAATGTGTGCAACAGAATTAAGTGAAGGAAATTCGTTTTTTATTTACCAATCTAAAAGTGCCGATAGTTTAGCATCTTGCTGTAGATTAAGAAATGAAATTAGCAATAATACTTTTAGTTATTCACTTGGTGCAGGTGGTGTTTCAACAGGTTCTATAAATGTTATTACTTTAAATATGAGTCGTTTAATTCAAAAAGGGAATAATCTTAAAACTGAAATTACTAAAATTCAGAAATACCAGGTAGCTTATAGAAGTCTAATTGAAGAATATAAAAATGCAGGAATGCTTCCTGTTTATGATGCTGGATTTATTTCTTTAGATAAGCAATTTTTAACCATTGGTATCAACGGAATGGTTGAGGCAGCTGAAAGTCAAGGAATAAAAGTTTCAAACAGTATGGCATATAAAGAATTTGTTTCAAAACATCTTAAAATAATTTATGACGCTAATAAAGAAGCAAAGAAAACTTATGGTTTTATGTTTAATACCGAATTTGTACCAGCTGAAAATTTAGGTGTTAAAAATGCAAAATGGGACAAAGAAGATGGTTTGTTTGTACCTCGTGATTGTTACAATTCTTATTTTTATTCTGTTGAAGATACTTCAATAAATACCTTGGATAAAATTATACTTCACGGAAAAGAAATAATTAAATATTTAGATGGTGGTTCTGCGCTTCATTTAAATTTAGAAGAAGCACCAAATAAAGAAGGATTTTTAAAATTAATTAATGCAACAGCTTTGGCAGGATGTAATTATTTTTGTTTTAACATAAAAATTACTATTTGTAACGATTGTGAAACTATTGATAAAAAAACGCTTCAAAAATGCAGTAAATGTGGTTCTAAAAATATTGATTATGGTACCAGAGTAATTGGGTATTTAAAACGTGTTTCTAATTTTAGTTCTGCAAGACAACAAGAACATGAGTTAAGATTTTATCATACTGAAAACACAACCAATAGTAATTTAAAATTGCAAAATTCAAGAATAGAAAAATTAAAAATGTTTAAACAAAATAAAAAAGATGAATTTATAACAACTAAACATTAG
- a CDS encoding glycosyltransferase family 2 protein — MNISVVIPLLNEEESLNELHDWIVKVMQSNRYSYEILFIDDGSTDTSWEVIENLSKKNTAVKGIRFQKNYGKSQALNAGFKEVIGDVVITMDADLQDSPDEIPELYNLITKDGFDLISGWKKKRYDSKIRKNIPSKLFNAAARKTSGLKLHDFNCGLKAYKKEVIKNIDVNGEMHRYIPVLAKNAGYTKIDEKVVAHQARKYGVTKFGIERFINGFLDLITIWFLSTFGKRPMHLFGFLGTIMFIIGCTFAFYLGIDKLFLNPTGRLITERPQFYIALVTMIIGTQLFLAGFIGELMLRTKTDTKRYLISTKINI, encoded by the coding sequence ATGAATATATCAGTAGTTATTCCACTACTTAATGAAGAAGAATCTTTAAATGAATTACACGATTGGATTGTAAAAGTTATGCAATCCAATCGCTATTCTTATGAGATTCTTTTTATTGATGATGGTAGTACAGATACTTCTTGGGAAGTAATCGAAAATCTTTCAAAAAAAAACACAGCTGTAAAAGGCATACGTTTTCAAAAAAATTATGGAAAATCTCAAGCTTTAAATGCGGGTTTTAAAGAAGTAATAGGCGATGTTGTAATTACAATGGATGCCGATTTACAAGACAGTCCAGATGAAATTCCAGAATTGTACAATCTTATTACTAAAGATGGTTTCGACTTAATTTCGGGCTGGAAAAAGAAACGCTACGATTCTAAAATAAGAAAAAATATTCCTTCAAAATTATTTAATGCCGCTGCCAGAAAAACTTCAGGCTTAAAATTACACGATTTTAATTGCGGATTAAAAGCTTATAAAAAAGAGGTTATTAAAAATATAGATGTTAATGGTGAAATGCACCGTTACATTCCAGTACTTGCAAAAAACGCTGGATATACTAAAATTGATGAAAAAGTTGTTGCCCACCAAGCACGTAAATATGGTGTAACTAAATTTGGCATAGAACGTTTTATTAATGGTTTTTTAGATTTAATTACTATTTGGTTTTTATCTACTTTTGGCAAAAGACCTATGCATTTGTTCGGATTTTTAGGCACTATCATGTTTATAATAGGTTGTACATTTGCTTTTTATTTAGGAATTGACAAACTATTTCTCAATCCAACTGGCAGATTAATTACCGAAAGACCACAATTTTATATTGCATTAGTAACTATGATAATTGGAACACAATTATTTTTAGCTGGTTTTATTGGTGAACTAATGCTTCGCACAAAAACCGATACAAAAAGGTATTTAATCTCAACCAAAATCAATATATAA